One window of Deltaproteobacteria bacterium genomic DNA carries:
- a CDS encoding class I SAM-dependent methyltransferase gives MTDVMKSFDASSDFKRYLESKETVDDRALDVTTMVALGEAVAEFKGPTLRVLEVGCGVGNMLPRLLRRGILEGAFDIDYTAIDIQDKLFEAARFRVERWAEELGFKFECGSNEHEFVLNGNGRTLTMRLTVSSLEAWSEQAENTESYDLVIAQAVLDILDTRAAVGQIFALLSEGGLYYFPIHFDGNTIFEPVFDVALDQEIESRYHASMDNRITDGKPSGDSRTGRHLFGIIRDAGGEVHASGGSSWVVHGRGGEYPADEAYFLHFIVDGVYSELSECSEISQPFLWQWAGMRHSQIEEGTLVYIAHQIDFFGSRQRAKS, from the coding sequence ATGACCGATGTGATGAAAAGCTTTGATGCTTCAAGTGATTTTAAACGCTATCTCGAGTCGAAGGAGACGGTAGATGACCGTGCGCTCGACGTAACCACGATGGTGGCTTTGGGTGAGGCAGTCGCAGAATTTAAAGGGCCGACCTTACGGGTGCTTGAGGTAGGCTGTGGTGTAGGCAACATGTTACCCCGGTTGCTACGCCGAGGTATTCTGGAAGGCGCTTTTGATATCGATTACACGGCCATTGATATTCAAGACAAACTTTTTGAGGCCGCACGTTTTCGCGTTGAGCGGTGGGCTGAGGAACTGGGTTTCAAGTTTGAGTGCGGGTCCAACGAACATGAATTTGTATTGAATGGGAACGGTCGAACTTTGACGATGAGGTTGACGGTGTCGTCACTTGAAGCTTGGTCCGAGCAAGCTGAAAATACAGAATCTTACGACCTCGTTATTGCCCAGGCAGTACTGGATATTCTAGATACACGGGCTGCGGTTGGACAGATTTTCGCTTTATTGTCCGAAGGCGGGTTGTATTATTTCCCAATCCATTTCGACGGAAACACTATCTTCGAGCCGGTTTTTGACGTTGCGCTGGATCAGGAGATTGAGAGCCGATACCACGCGAGCATGGATAACCGGATTACCGATGGGAAGCCTTCCGGTGATAGCCGTACCGGTCGACATCTCTTTGGCATTATTCGGGACGCGGGTGGTGAAGTTCACGCGTCCGGCGGATCGTCCTGGGTGGTTCACGGGCGGGGCGGCGAGTATCCTGCGGACGAAGCCTATTTTCTTCATTTTATCGTGGACGGAGTCTATTCGGAGCTTTCCGAATGCTCTGAGATATCTCAGCCATTTTTGTGGCAATGGGCCGGTATGCGACACAGCCAGATCGAAGAAGGAACCCTGGTTTATATTGCGCATCAGATCGACTTTTTTGGCTCTCGACAGCGGGCGAAGTCTTGA